In the Arthrobacter sp. 31Y genome, one interval contains:
- a CDS encoding universal stress protein: MQILVALDGSRAGSPVADWAAARADSLDLGLALVHVVPGEWAYPRENDHQLALSRAEDLLNSEAQRLAAALPNVGISTQRLSGEPAATIASLSPAYSMVVVGTDRGPGTEGQGYGSVSFQVAVTSKCDVAVVPGLSPHQRSGVVVGVDGSAESVNALDQAAREAQRLDDGLIIVHATGPEGGLAGDGNVLSAAVQQVNHRFPSVVVKEVLDTTRSPGEALIAAAREAQLLVMGCKGRGGLSVLLGSVAQHVLLHVQCPTILTRP; encoded by the coding sequence ATGCAAATTCTGGTTGCCCTTGACGGCTCACGGGCGGGCTCACCTGTGGCTGACTGGGCTGCGGCCCGCGCGGATTCCCTTGATCTTGGCCTCGCCCTGGTCCACGTGGTCCCCGGGGAGTGGGCTTACCCCCGGGAGAACGACCATCAACTGGCCCTAAGCCGCGCTGAGGACCTGCTCAACAGCGAAGCGCAACGGCTGGCGGCAGCCCTTCCCAACGTGGGCATTTCGACTCAGCGATTATCTGGCGAACCTGCCGCAACTATTGCTTCCTTGTCGCCGGCCTACTCGATGGTGGTGGTGGGCACGGACCGCGGACCCGGCACGGAAGGGCAGGGATACGGTTCGGTCAGTTTCCAGGTTGCTGTGACCAGCAAGTGCGATGTAGCCGTTGTCCCGGGGCTTTCACCTCACCAGCGTTCCGGAGTAGTGGTTGGCGTTGACGGCTCCGCTGAGTCAGTCAATGCCCTGGACCAAGCGGCCAGAGAGGCTCAACGTTTGGACGATGGATTGATCATTGTCCATGCAACAGGTCCCGAGGGTGGGCTTGCCGGGGACGGGAATGTCCTGAGCGCGGCTGTCCAGCAGGTCAACCACAGGTTCCCGTCCGTCGTCGTGAAGGAAGTATTGGATACCACCCGTAGCCCCGGAGAGGCGCTGATAGCTGCTGCAAGAGAAGCACAGCTGCTGGTCATGGGCTGCAAAGGGCGGGGAGGTTTGAGTGTGCTGCTGGGCTCCGTTGCCCAGCATGTGCTCCTGCATGTGCAGTGCCCCACCATCCTGACCCGACCCTAG
- a CDS encoding pyridoxamine 5'-phosphate oxidase family protein has product MENTSTDQDTKELSVHDCWKYLQSVSIGRVALINGEVPEIFPVNFVPNYGTVLFRTGPGTKLDVLREGAVIALEADGFNRYGTVAWSVILKGSPEFVTQPEDIQEAVEAGLSPWQPGAKDVLVRVTPSEISGRRFVIAPPSKWWPPLDPTASDVHDDETQDVPPGTAG; this is encoded by the coding sequence ATGGAGAATACATCGACGGATCAGGACACCAAAGAACTTAGCGTCCACGACTGCTGGAAGTACCTTCAATCGGTGTCCATCGGCAGGGTGGCCCTTATCAACGGCGAGGTACCGGAGATCTTTCCGGTGAACTTTGTCCCGAACTACGGGACTGTTCTTTTCAGGACTGGACCGGGGACCAAGCTCGACGTCCTTCGGGAAGGGGCGGTGATTGCGCTGGAAGCCGATGGGTTCAACCGTTACGGGACCGTGGCCTGGAGTGTCATCCTCAAAGGTAGCCCGGAGTTTGTGACCCAACCTGAAGACATCCAGGAGGCGGTGGAAGCTGGCCTTTCTCCTTGGCAGCCCGGCGCCAAGGACGTCCTGGTCAGGGTTACGCCATCGGAGATCAGTGGTCGCCGGTTCGTCATTGCACCTCCGTCGAAGTGGTGGCCGCCGCTGGATCCCACCGCCTCTGACGTTCACGACGACGAAACTCAGGACGTCCCGCCCGGCACCGCTGGCTAG